The following coding sequences lie in one Arachis hypogaea cultivar Tifrunner chromosome 4, arahy.Tifrunner.gnm2.J5K5, whole genome shotgun sequence genomic window:
- the LOC112796622 gene encoding uncharacterized protein, with amino-acid sequence MALRKFVNEIRGLKVKELPNYIKPKLSLDYIKNSFNRGLDNYYTKYIETSSPDPLYHVCFGGMVLSYLVNLPEERRHYEHLEHERLAKAHSSTAAHH; translated from the coding sequence ATGGCGCTGAGGAAGTTCGTCAACGAGATCAGGGGTTTGAAGGTGAAGGAGCTTCCCAACTACATCAAGCCCAAGTTATCTCTCGATTACATCAAGAACTCCTTTAACCGTGGCTTGGATAACTACTACACCAAGTACATCGAAACCAGTTCTCCTGATCCACTCTACCATGTTTGCTTCGGCGGCATGGTTTTGTCCTACCTCGTTAATCTTCCCGAGGAGCGCCGCCACTACGAGCACCTCGAGCACGAGCGCCTCGCTAAGGCACACAGTTCCACCGCCGCCCACCATTGA
- the LOC112796623 gene encoding tRNase Z TRZ1, whose amino-acid sequence MEPKNEQPNSSKKAKDLNIEGYPVGGLSIGGHETCIIFPTLKVAFDIGRCPPRAVSQDFLLISHAHMDHIGGLPMYVATRGLYRMKPPTIIVPISVKEDVEKLFEVHRKMDHSELKHNLIGLDVGEEFYLRKDLKVKAFRTYHVISSQGYILYYVRQKLKPEYIGLSGNEIKNLKSSGVEITYTLTEPEVAFTGDTMSDFIVDESNTDVLRARILVIECTFVNNSITVEHAKDYGHTHLSEIIGYAERFKNRAILLIHFSARYTVEEIEEAVTGLPPPLAGRTFALTEGF is encoded by the exons ATGGAGCCAAAAAATGAGCAGCCAAATTCTTCAAAGAAAGCAAAGGATCTGAATATTGAGGGATACCCAGTTGGGGGTCTGTCCATTGGAGGCCATGAAACTTGCATCATATTTCCCACTCTTAAAGTAGCTTTCGACATCGGTCGCTGCCCACCTCGCGCCGTTTCCCAAGACTTTCTGTTGATCTCCCATGCGCACATGGATCACATA GGAGGACTACCGATGTATGTTGCCACACGTGGCCTGTACCGTATGAAGCCACCAACAATTATTGTACCAATTTCAGTAAAAGAGGATGTAGAGAAACTCTTTGAAGTCCATAGGAAAATGGACCATTCAGAGCTCAAGCACAACTTGATTGGGTTAGATGTAG GAGAGGAGTTTTATTTGAGAAAAGATCTTAAAGTAAAAGCATTTCGGACTTACCATGTTATATCCAGCCAG GGTTATATACTGTACTATGTAAGGCAGAAACTTAAACCAGAGTACATTGGTCTTTCCGGAAATGAAATCAAGAATTTGAAGTCTTCGGGTGTGGAG ATAACATACACTTTGACAGAACCTGAGGTCGCATTCACGGGAGACACCATGTCAGATTTCATAGTTGATGAAAGTAACACTGATGTTTTGCGGGCTAGAATTCTTGTCATAGAG TGTACCTTCGTGAACAATTCAATCACTGTGGAGCATGCCAAAGATTATGGACACACGCATCTGTCTGAG ATAATTGGTTATGCCGAACGGTTTAAGAACAGAGCAATCCTCTTGATTCACTTTTCAGCACGTTACACCGTGGAG GAAATTGAAGAAGCTGTAACTGGTTTGCCACCTCCTCTAGCTGGTCGAACTTTTGCACTTACCGAAGGTTTCTGA